In one Streptomyces sp. NBC_01288 genomic region, the following are encoded:
- a CDS encoding mobile element transfer protein encodes MPANRRFRRVVRIGPVQVATYNDDRGREKHIAACTAPRCGASADYDSRAAAELAARTHRCRVR; translated from the coding sequence ATGCCTGCCAACCGCCGTTTCCGCCGCGTCGTACGCATCGGCCCCGTCCAGGTCGCCACGTACAACGACGACCGTGGCCGCGAGAAGCACATCGCCGCCTGCACCGCCCCGCGTTGTGGTGCCTCCGCCGACTACGACAGCCGCGCCGCCGCCGAACTCGCTGCCCGCACCCACCGCTGCCGCGTCCGCTGA
- a CDS encoding FtsK/SpoIIIE domain-containing protein, with amino-acid sequence MTDLITFAELGGPLAAIGGAAYARHANPAAYWSTVGLPVSVARLLASYSSTMDACGLTVEPSRLRMLAIRATTRREIRPVPPRRGIIRPTTTGLRVRLRLAPGQEPADVAASAERLRHAWGVHAVYVKDVKPGVVELRLIGFDVLRKVRMPRRMDGGLLKVPVALREDATAFLRDYRAVPHELVLGATLSGKSMYLRNLIVGLAQQPVALVGIDCKRGVELAPFASRFAALATDPDEASELLPVLIKEMEDRYDLIKARQGIAPNTPDEEITSDIWGLPKSERPVPIVLFVDEVAELFLVATRKDEERRDEMVTHLIRLAQLGRAAGIYLEVCGQRFGAELGKGATMLRAQLTGRVCHRVNDEASAKMALGDIATEAVYASCAIAAEMPGLAVAGDTSGGWSRIRTPHLSLTDAAATCRDAAHLAPDVPALKPFQPYVSPVLLNTPKAAPAVRLTSETAGD; translated from the coding sequence GTGACGGACCTGATCACCTTCGCCGAGTTGGGCGGGCCGCTTGCTGCGATAGGCGGCGCGGCCTACGCCCGGCACGCCAACCCGGCGGCGTACTGGTCCACGGTCGGGCTTCCGGTCTCGGTGGCCCGACTGTTGGCCTCGTACTCCTCGACCATGGACGCCTGCGGTCTGACCGTCGAGCCGTCCCGGTTGCGGATGCTGGCCATCAGGGCGACCACTCGCCGGGAAATTCGTCCAGTGCCGCCCCGCCGGGGCATCATCCGGCCCACCACGACCGGCCTGCGCGTCCGGCTCCGGCTCGCACCGGGCCAGGAACCCGCCGACGTCGCTGCCTCGGCGGAACGACTCCGCCATGCCTGGGGCGTGCACGCCGTGTACGTCAAGGACGTCAAGCCCGGTGTCGTCGAACTCCGGCTCATCGGCTTCGACGTCCTGCGCAAGGTCCGGATGCCTCGCCGAATGGACGGCGGGTTGCTCAAGGTGCCGGTAGCGCTTCGAGAGGACGCCACGGCGTTCTTACGGGACTACCGCGCCGTACCGCATGAACTCGTCCTCGGCGCAACGCTGTCAGGCAAGTCCATGTACCTGCGCAACCTGATCGTCGGGCTCGCTCAACAGCCCGTCGCTCTGGTCGGCATCGACTGCAAGCGGGGCGTCGAGCTGGCGCCCTTCGCCTCTCGTTTCGCCGCGCTGGCGACCGACCCTGACGAGGCTTCCGAGCTGCTGCCCGTCCTGATCAAGGAAATGGAGGACCGCTACGACCTGATCAAGGCCCGGCAGGGGATCGCACCCAACACCCCCGACGAGGAGATCACTTCAGACATCTGGGGTCTGCCGAAGAGCGAACGCCCGGTGCCCATCGTCCTTTTCGTCGACGAGGTGGCCGAACTCTTCCTCGTCGCGACCCGCAAGGACGAGGAACGGCGGGACGAGATGGTCACTCATCTCATTCGGCTCGCCCAGCTCGGTCGTGCGGCCGGCATCTACCTGGAGGTCTGCGGGCAGCGCTTCGGCGCCGAACTCGGCAAGGGCGCCACCATGTTGCGGGCCCAGCTCACCGGCCGCGTCTGTCACCGAGTCAACGACGAGGCCTCCGCCAAGATGGCGCTCGGAGACATCGCCACCGAGGCGGTCTACGCCTCCTGCGCCATCGCCGCCGAGATGCCGGGCCTGGCCGTGGCAGGCGACACCTCCGGCGGCTGGTCCCGCATCCGCACTCCCCACCTGTCACTCACCGACGCTGCGGCCACCTGCCGTGACGCGGCCCACCTCGCGCCGGACGTACCGGCGCTCAAGCCCTTCCAGCCGTACGTCTCGCCCGTACTCCTCAACACCCCCAAAGCAGCACCCGCCGTGCGCCTGACCTCCGAGACAGCGGGGGACTGA
- a CDS encoding SpdD protein, with protein sequence MFRPKLPDVPTPPPTLTHHQPHVPTITAGRSLSPYAVPVTVVLVGGVVLTALLAAVAITAVSVAIAAVVLRSLLNGTNRR encoded by the coding sequence ATGTTCCGCCCCAAGCTGCCCGACGTTCCCACCCCGCCGCCGACCCTCACCCACCACCAGCCGCACGTCCCGACCATCACCGCCGGTCGCTCGCTTAGCCCCTACGCGGTGCCGGTCACCGTCGTCCTCGTCGGCGGGGTCGTCCTCACCGCGCTCCTGGCGGCCGTTGCCATCACAGCCGTGTCGGTGGCCATCGCTGCGGTAGTCCTGCGCTCGCTCCTCAACGGCACCAATAGGCGTTGA
- a CDS encoding SCO3933 family regulatory protein produces the protein MRVIRVDASSATILLTEAPAPKVRDRQTGEIAKDAVSGEALMTVGVVYIDEGDSSIVQVTIPESGVTEGLTVGAPVSLPGLIARPWESVFNGQQRHGIAYRATAIAPGAFPVPVAQAG, from the coding sequence GTGCGTGTAATCCGAGTTGACGCCTCGTCCGCCACGATCCTGCTCACCGAAGCGCCGGCACCGAAGGTGCGCGACCGACAGACCGGTGAGATCGCCAAGGACGCCGTGAGCGGTGAGGCGCTGATGACCGTGGGCGTCGTCTACATCGACGAGGGCGACTCGTCGATCGTCCAGGTCACCATCCCTGAAAGCGGCGTTACGGAGGGCCTGACCGTTGGCGCTCCGGTGTCCCTGCCGGGGCTCATCGCCCGGCCGTGGGAGAGCGTGTTCAACGGCCAGCAGCGGCACGGCATCGCGTACCGAGCGACCGCGATCGCGCCGGGTGCCTTCCCGGTCCCGGTCGCTCAGGCGGGTTGA
- a CDS encoding site-specific integrase: MTKRRSRGDGGLHWDEKRQRWIATANLGFDPSGKRIVKRGSGKTKTEAKNKLKEVLRDHEDGLAIAPTNYTVKDAVTDWLAYGLAGLDPSTVETATLMSEKHVIPSLGARKLRDLSAEDVDRWLATKAKTLSTRTLQGLHSCLNRAVKRAMARDKVKRNVVELCSVPQGQAGRPSKALTFVQAEAVLKGAAGTSMHAYIVVALLTGARTEELRALTWDHVFLKGRQNFDPPQPPHIAVWRSVRRSGDTKTRKSRRTLALPARCVEALWQQFEEQGWDRLAADEEWEEHGLVFSSAVGKPLDAANVRRAFRQALKDVDGVDAAEWTPRELRHSFVSLLSDRGVPLEEISRLVGHSGTAVTEEVYRKQIRPVIQTGAVVMDGIFGADPRKP, from the coding sequence ATGACCAAGCGTCGTAGTCGCGGTGACGGCGGGCTCCACTGGGACGAGAAGAGACAGCGTTGGATCGCCACGGCGAACCTCGGTTTCGACCCGAGCGGGAAGCGGATCGTGAAGCGGGGGAGTGGCAAGACCAAGACCGAGGCCAAGAACAAGCTCAAAGAGGTGCTGCGGGACCACGAGGACGGCCTCGCCATCGCGCCCACCAACTACACGGTGAAGGACGCGGTCACGGACTGGCTCGCCTACGGCTTGGCCGGCCTCGACCCCAGCACCGTCGAAACGGCCACGCTCATGAGCGAGAAGCACGTTATTCCGTCGCTCGGTGCCCGCAAGCTCCGTGACCTCAGCGCGGAAGACGTGGACCGTTGGTTGGCCACCAAGGCGAAGACACTCAGCACGCGCACACTTCAGGGCCTTCATTCCTGCCTGAACCGTGCGGTCAAGCGGGCCATGGCGCGGGACAAGGTGAAGCGCAACGTCGTCGAGCTGTGCTCGGTGCCGCAGGGACAGGCGGGGCGGCCGTCCAAGGCGCTCACCTTCGTCCAGGCCGAGGCCGTACTGAAGGGGGCTGCTGGAACCTCCATGCACGCGTACATCGTCGTCGCGCTGCTGACCGGTGCCCGTACCGAGGAACTGCGGGCGCTCACCTGGGATCACGTCTTTCTGAAGGGGCGGCAGAACTTCGACCCGCCGCAGCCTCCGCACATCGCCGTCTGGCGGTCGGTGCGGCGGAGCGGGGACACCAAGACCCGGAAGTCCCGGCGCACCCTCGCCCTGCCGGCGCGCTGCGTGGAAGCGCTGTGGCAGCAGTTCGAGGAGCAGGGGTGGGACCGGCTCGCCGCTGACGAGGAGTGGGAGGAACACGGGCTCGTCTTCTCCTCGGCCGTGGGCAAGCCGCTCGATGCAGCCAACGTCCGCCGTGCCTTCCGCCAGGCGCTCAAAGACGTTGACGGTGTCGACGCTGCCGAGTGGACGCCCCGGGAGCTCCGGCACAGTTTCGTGTCGCTGCTCTCCGATCGGGGCGTTCCTCTGGAGGAGATCTCCCGGCTCGTCGGGCACTCGGGTACGGCCGTGACCGAGGAGGTGTATCGGAAGCAGATCCGGCCCGTGATCCAGACCGGTGCCGTGGTCATGGATGGCATCTTCGGCGCGGATCCGCGCAAGCCCTAG
- a CDS encoding DUF2637 domain-containing protein, whose product MSAHRMRLDPVLVQAAIAAALSFAHLHDLAAAAGQAGWKAWAYPISVDLLLVAAWRRLRSGAAKASGWCWFTVALTTSLGANVATAGLLDLGNVPAWLRILVAGWPAVAFLGGTLLAHGTQDGDEVAVPNQGEAPVPPLTPTAPELPAAEPQPAAQPTAAPVPPALVALARKVADEHRTRTGTDIDTPTLRTRLGVPLPLAEAIATKLT is encoded by the coding sequence ATGAGCGCTCACCGCATGCGGCTGGACCCGGTCCTGGTCCAAGCGGCCATCGCCGCAGCCCTGTCCTTCGCCCATCTGCACGACCTCGCTGCGGCGGCCGGACAGGCGGGGTGGAAGGCCTGGGCCTATCCGATCAGCGTTGATCTGCTGCTCGTCGCTGCCTGGCGGCGCCTGCGCTCCGGTGCGGCGAAAGCCTCTGGCTGGTGCTGGTTCACCGTTGCTCTGACTACGTCGCTCGGGGCCAATGTCGCCACAGCCGGCCTGCTCGACCTTGGGAACGTCCCTGCCTGGCTTCGCATCCTCGTCGCGGGCTGGCCGGCTGTCGCCTTCCTCGGCGGAACGCTTCTCGCCCACGGCACCCAGGACGGCGACGAGGTGGCGGTGCCGAACCAGGGCGAGGCACCCGTGCCGCCCCTCACGCCAACTGCCCCTGAACTGCCCGCTGCTGAGCCACAGCCCGCCGCGCAGCCCACCGCCGCCCCTGTCCCGCCCGCCCTCGTCGCCCTCGCCCGCAAGGTCGCCGACGAACACCGGACACGGACCGGGACGGACATCGACACCCCGACCCTTCGCACCCGGCTCGGTGTCCCGCTTCCGCTCGCCGAAGCCATCGCCACCAAACTCACCTGA
- a CDS encoding helix-turn-helix domain-containing protein produces MRDDELLTVVDVMARLKVGRSTVYDLIRTRRLRSVAIGRCRRIPASALHDFISGQSERAA; encoded by the coding sequence ATGCGTGACGACGAACTGTTGACCGTGGTCGACGTCATGGCTCGCTTGAAGGTAGGGCGGTCCACGGTCTACGACCTGATCCGCACCCGGCGTCTGCGTTCCGTCGCCATCGGAAGGTGTCGGCGTATCCCTGCCTCCGCTCTCCACGACTTCATCTCTGGGCAGTCGGAGCGTGCTGCCTGA
- a CDS encoding replication initiator, producing MLASLGTMPELARQLSGLGGCTRPIRLDGHRTEYAVDTATGEIGRTLHHLDSTALPAGQLLVRCNNRRATRCSACAETYRRDTYHLITAGLRGGKGTSDQVATHPRVFATFTAPGFGPVHNRPSSGRPCRCGARHAEDDSTLSTPLNPDTYDYEAAVLWNAHAGALWRRFSIYLRREIAKRAGLTQRTFRDHARISFAKVAEYQKRGAVHFHAVIRIDGPEGGDTSPPAWATAELLTDAIEAAATAARINGPEIDGRTHTFVFGRQLDVRTIQSADFDNGQELTERAVAAYIAKYATKGAETATGTLDRPLKFLAELAQARITDHARRMIRVAWTLGARPELAELRLRAWAHMLGFRGHFSTKSRRYSTTLGALRGARAEWRRAQVAPVIDTDPDSTLVLSHWVFAGTGLSRGEAWLAESLEPAPGTEGEPTHA from the coding sequence ATGCTGGCCTCCCTGGGCACCATGCCCGAGCTGGCCAGGCAACTCTCCGGACTGGGCGGCTGCACCCGCCCCATACGTCTCGACGGCCACCGCACCGAATACGCGGTCGACACGGCAACCGGCGAGATCGGCCGAACCCTGCACCACCTCGACTCGACTGCCCTCCCCGCCGGCCAACTCCTCGTCCGCTGCAACAACCGCCGTGCGACTCGCTGTTCGGCCTGCGCCGAGACCTACCGCCGCGACACGTACCACCTGATCACTGCCGGTCTACGAGGCGGCAAAGGCACCTCGGACCAGGTCGCCACACACCCGCGCGTCTTCGCCACCTTCACCGCCCCCGGCTTCGGCCCGGTCCACAACCGCCCGTCCAGCGGGCGCCCTTGCCGCTGCGGTGCCCGGCACGCCGAGGACGACAGCACGCTGAGCACGCCCCTGAACCCGGACACGTACGACTACGAAGCGGCCGTGCTCTGGAACGCCCATGCAGGAGCCCTCTGGCGACGCTTCTCCATCTACCTCCGCCGGGAGATCGCCAAGCGGGCTGGCCTCACTCAACGAACCTTCCGTGACCATGCGCGCATCTCGTTCGCGAAGGTCGCCGAGTACCAAAAGCGCGGTGCCGTTCACTTCCACGCGGTCATCCGCATCGACGGCCCAGAAGGGGGCGATACCTCACCGCCGGCCTGGGCGACGGCAGAGCTTCTGACGGACGCCATCGAGGCCGCAGCGACCGCCGCCCGCATCAACGGCCCAGAGATCGACGGCCGGACGCATACCTTCGTCTTCGGCCGCCAACTCGACGTCCGTACGATCCAATCCGCCGACTTCGACAACGGCCAGGAACTCACCGAACGAGCTGTAGCCGCGTACATCGCCAAGTACGCCACCAAAGGTGCTGAGACGGCGACAGGCACCCTCGACCGACCTCTCAAGTTCCTCGCTGAACTGGCCCAAGCGCGCATCACGGACCACGCCCGACGCATGATCCGCGTCGCCTGGACCCTCGGGGCACGCCCCGAACTCGCCGAGCTCCGCCTTCGGGCCTGGGCGCACATGCTCGGATTCCGCGGCCATTTCTCCACCAAGTCCCGCCGCTACTCGACCACCCTCGGCGCACTTCGAGGTGCTCGCGCTGAATGGCGTCGTGCCCAAGTCGCTCCGGTCATCGACACCGATCCGGACTCGACTCTCGTGCTCTCGCACTGGGTCTTCGCTGGAACGGGCCTTTCCCGTGGCGAAGCCTGGCTCGCCGAATCCCTCGAACCCGCCCCCGGCACGGAAGGAGAACCAACACATGCGTGA
- a CDS encoding Pr6Pr family membrane protein, with protein sequence MTAPIPRDIPDLPAVPGMPALLASPVPATAVVAPYRRPLTAAYRLLVALVAAAAVTVDLFLGSPIRVLTYFTIQSNILLALVMIATARRAWTARRPLSPLVTGAALLYITITGLVYHLILAHASSPFAMTGGPLSGWQAVTNQVLHTVIPIAAVIDWLFLTAPGRLHLRMATTWLLYPMTYLAVYLARGELILPGTPGRYLYTFLDVEQHGYKSVLGNALLLGLAFYALSVLLVALDHARPNLIRHRAKTGFRLRPPVG encoded by the coding sequence ATGACCGCCCCGATACCCAGGGACATCCCGGACCTCCCCGCGGTACCCGGCATGCCCGCGCTGCTCGCCTCACCCGTTCCCGCCACCGCGGTGGTGGCCCCGTACCGTCGCCCGCTGACAGCGGCGTACCGACTGCTGGTCGCGCTCGTCGCGGCAGCGGCGGTGACCGTCGACCTCTTCCTCGGCAGCCCGATCCGGGTGCTGACGTACTTCACGATCCAGAGCAACATCCTGCTGGCCCTGGTCATGATCGCCACGGCCCGCCGCGCCTGGACGGCCCGCCGCCCCCTCTCCCCCCTGGTCACGGGCGCGGCACTGCTCTACATCACGATCACCGGCCTGGTGTACCACCTGATCCTGGCGCACGCGTCGAGCCCGTTCGCGATGACGGGCGGACCCCTCAGCGGCTGGCAGGCGGTGACGAACCAGGTCCTGCACACGGTGATCCCGATCGCCGCGGTGATCGACTGGCTGTTCCTGACCGCCCCCGGCCGGCTGCATCTGCGGATGGCGACGACGTGGCTGCTGTACCCGATGACGTACCTGGCGGTGTATCTGGCCCGGGGCGAACTGATTCTCCCCGGCACACCGGGCCGCTACCTCTACACCTTCCTGGACGTCGAACAGCACGGCTACAAGAGCGTCCTGGGCAACGCCCTCCTCCTCGGCCTCGCCTTCTACGCCCTCTCCGTCCTCCTCGTGGCCCTCGACCACGCCCGCCCCAACCTGATCCGCCACCGCGCCAAAACCGGATTTCGTCTCCGGCCACCGGTGGGCTAA